The Vigna radiata var. radiata cultivar VC1973A chromosome 6, Vradiata_ver6, whole genome shotgun sequence DNA segment TACTTTTTATGGGTGTTAGATTGTGTGTTTGTGAATTAAGATATGGACATTTTATTACTACCCAATTCTGTATCCTTTCTGTGCTTCTATATTCTTCGTAGACGATGGAAGTGTGGGATTATTCTTACACTTTTtactttcataaaattttaagttaaatatgatCAAGTAAGGTAACTTCTATAATGTTGCCacctttttctttaataagGTTGCATGCTCCCTTTTGTCTTTTCTTGATCTTGTGTATACCGAGGAATGGAGATTTGAATTTATTCAAAGTTCCAACTTCCAATAGTTTTTGCCACCAATTATCTGATTGCGTAAGCGTCCCCATAACATGCCTCCACACTTGTGAGGGGGAGCATTTCTTGAATGGAAGCTTTCTGTTTTGTGTAACTTGATAAATGGCCAAACCTGGTCCAATTCCTTTCAGGCTTGCCCACTCCAGCTTTTGGGGGTACTGTGGGTGCAGCTCATCATCATTGCACAAATGTGAAGCTAAGGTGTGATGCACTGCATAAGGAAGAATAAGGAGTTTACAGTCATATGCCTGGGGAAGGCTGAAGGTTCTAGGTTCAATTTTTTATCAGTCTTCTTTCTGGTTGTGGAAGGAAAAAAGTGGGTCAGAGTTAGGCCTTATTTTTGTTGAGTACGTAAATGGAATCGTCCAATTGTTTCTGGCTAACAAATTTGGCCTGTGAAGGGGAAGGCCGCATTTGATatgtctgtttttattttttttttattttttatttttttattttctactaaTGGTTGGGTTCTTAGTTCATTTTATACTGGATTATTGTCGATTAGGAGCTGTTAATAAATTGCTTACCATGACCTATAACTGACCAAATACTTCTTGATTCCTTTTAAGTTTTTTGAAGTTTGGAAGTTGAGGATTTTGATGTTCCCTGTATTTAATGTGTGTAATTGCatttgtagtttttattttcccttttcatAACTCTGATTTATAGTGGCTATAGTCAATTGCTTATGCGTTATGCTATGGTACATgctgttttaaatattgaagTATCTGTTTTGTATGAACTAACATCTATTATTTCAATCTTGCTTTCCATTACTATTTATATGTATGAAGTATGTGAAAATTGTTGGACGATCATTAGTGATTACTGGAGTCTGTAGTTTAGTTTATTGATGGTAATCTGTTCATTCTTCCAAGTAAAAATGTCTTTTGACTTGTAGGTAACTGGGCGTATTCTATTATGATCTCTGAATTAAGAGGAAGTAAAGGTAGTTTCATGATCCTATATTACATATTGCTGCTCAGATTTTCAAATCACTATAGGTTTGAAGCATTTGTTTGGAGGGGCTGGGGGAGACAGCACATTGACTAGGTTTACACAATCTAGAAATATGgcatttatttatttccataTATGTATGCTGTTCTTTGCTATGTATTTAATATTGCAAGTTATATGTGTTTCCATTGATATGCTGGAACATGTTATTCTTGTGACTAATACTCtcagaaagaacaaaaaatgtatCACTATGATcacatattcaaataattttttaatagtcTGAAATTAGTGACAATTTtgtattgtatttgttttttttttttaaaagcatgAAACAAAACCAACATGATCGATACTGGTTAGatataatgaattttgtttttttttcagtgGATTATCTATCTTCATTCGAACTTATGTAAAGGGTTAAATATTGGTTAGAtgatttagattattttttggCTATTGTATGGCCGTTATTGTGTCTTCAATACACCTCTTTGGTGAGCACATTGATTATTTTGTCTGTGGAAGCCAATGGCTTCATTCCCCTAAAActaatacatattatatttcaatttatttatactttcCCTGTAAGACCAATGGTTTTCAACTTTTAGGAATTGGGAAAATACTGAAAGAATAGCTTGATGGATTCATTGGATTCATTTTTCCTGATTTCTGTTTATGTTTCTAGTAACGAAAATGTAGCCTGTAGTGTCTGTTATGAGGACTgactattgtttttttttttttttaataattatgaccaaaatttaaatttttagttggAAGAGGTCTCTCTGTATCTTTTTGAAGCTTATGGgtcataatttcataaattttttgatGGATTATTTGTatcttttgtttgttgttttcttaACTATCACTTTCTAAGGTGTTTCATCTCAATTTGTTCACAGAGGTAACTTGACACTTGTACTGCTGCCAAGTTCTGATCTTCGTCTATCGTTCATTGGGGATGATGGTAAAACTGAGAGACTATTCACCCTTACCAGCAAATCCCAGTGCTCTACTGTTGTGGTTGATGAAATCCCAACCGACAGGTCTGGGCGATCCTTCTTTATAAGTGTTGCAGATAGCAGAGCTTTTTACTTCTGGTGCTGTGAGAAGTCCAAGCTTTTGGGAATTGAATTACTTGGGAAGGTACTTTAAGCTATTCATTTTTAACTCATTTGCAGGATATGGATTTTTTATTCTGCATGTTCATAGTTTCTCCTCCTCTATTTGTGTGGTGTTctgaatatatttaatgattgaTATTTTTGGTCATCAAACTAATTTTTGTATGAATCCAGATGAAGGATTTGCTCAAGAGGAAACCATCCATTGTTGAGCTGAGTGGTATTAGCAAATCACGACTTGATTGCTTTGCCACTCAGCTTCGGGCTTTTCTTGTGGGGTCAACAGGAGACAGAAGTGGCCGTGATCATTCAGTTTGTGCCTCAACATGTGCTAATTCCATATCATGTTGTACTGTGAGTTCCGAAAGTTCAAACCCATCATCTTCAAAATTTCCCCGATCTCGAAACAATGGAGGTCAGACAGCAAAGGGAGATACAGCACTTTACCAGGGTATTCTTAGTCCAAGATCAAGTTCTTTTAAAGAGGTTCCTCCAAGAAATTTGTCTTCTCACAGGATTGCAGCCAGGGAGAAAATTAAACGACGTGGTGAGAATCATCAGCAAATGGTTGATAACTTGACAAATGATTCAGCAAACATTTCAGATATATCATCAAGTTCTGATCATGACAAAGCATCTGAAGTTACCAAAACTCTTGCCTTTTCACCTAGTTTTCTGGGATCGCTTGGAAAACTTGGTGTTCCATCGAGCCTTGGGCTGGGTGGGGAGGTCCCTCCCGTGGTATCACCCCTTTTTTCTCCCTATTATTGTTGGTGTCCCCCGGGGATTTCTTCCTGTCCATCCATAGCATCAGCTACGCAATCCCCCAAATCCTCTATTGAAGCATTGCCTTTCCCCTCAGGTGCCTCTTTCCTACCAAGCCCTCTGTCAACTACCCTGTTGGATCCAGTACAGCCTCTTAGTTCTTCCATGGATTTTCCTCCTTTTTTGCCTGATCCACTGGTCAGAATGTCGTTACCAACATCTCAGCAGATTCCCACGTTCACACCATTAATGTGTGATCCGATTGTTCACGTCCCAGTGATTGATGTGTGCTCTTCAGGTCAGGGCTATCTTGTGAGTGCTGGCCCTGCCATGTCAACTAGCATCCCACCGTTGCATCCAAATCTTGTGAAGCCACTTATTCCTGAATCTGATGCTGTAGTGAAGGGTGCAAGAGAGACTCTAAGATTGCTGATCAGTGGTTCAAGCCAGAACCAACAAATGATAAGGGACACTCTACCTGCAATTTTAACTAATCCGgacgaaaaacaaaataacattctTGTGGCTGGTAGCCGAGGTCTTTACACTGGAACCCGAGATATTAATGTTTTTGCTAACAGTATAGCAGCCATGGGATTAGTATCATCATTATCTGGGGTGTCCAAGGAAGACAGCGGAAGTTATTCCGAGGTATGTGATAACTACGGGATTATGGAAGAAGCAGGAAAAAATGCCAATTCCAACGATTCAGGTGGAGGAGGCTTTTTGAGTGATGATGGTGGTGCTTCTTTGGATTCAAAGTAGTTGTGATGGAAGCaattatgtctttttttttttttttttttcatgtagaTCTCTTTTGTCCAGGAAATGTAGATATGTGCTTTAGCACTTCTGAATGGTTTTAAAGTTCATATTTCACCATTCAAGCCTTGATTTCATGTAGAATGCTTTTGATATTCTTTGTTGATTAAAAATGTGGTATGTGGCTCTATCAGATCCTTCGTTAGCtgtatttcttgtttttctgtGTGCAGTGAACGAGGTTTATGATTATATACCTCATTGAATTAACTACATAGCGTAACTTCTCTTAATTAACATGAATTAGCTACATAGTGTATAAGCTCTTAGTTAACATACGACAACTGAAATATTTTGCTTTTGGATTATTTGTGATGAGTATTGTGGAAGCCATGGTTCAAGAGGATTTTGGTTAAGACTTGAATTGACAGAGACATTAAAAATATTGGATTTAGTCACATGAATAAGAAGGACCTATTATCTTGAACAAACAGAAAAAACtaagaaatttgtttaaaaaatgtaacattGAGAGATATATAGTACTTTTGGTTTCAGGAGAGTAATACTGGCATGTTTATAGAAGTATAAGCAAAACTAGACATgtttaaacaaaacatacacaattaaaaactcaaaaaagaaaaaagcgaAAGAGAGTATTATTtggaaatgaaataataaaaaaggaaccTTATGATTGGAAGGACATCTTGTTAACAAGaaaatatgcaattaaaatgGCATCTCTCAACTTTCAACCAaatctttacttttcttttgtgttATATCATTTTGTTGTCATTTATAACAAGTGAgttgatataatattatatatatgtgttcttaattgatttttcattaaatgacTAATAACCGAATAGTTAATTGTaggaattaaagaaaaaaattaaaataattaataatttagaagtaaaaaaaaaaaaaaaaccgcaAGCGTAAACATATTAAAGCCTCTCTAAatcaaaaaatgtttaaatttcatactcaatttttttatatggctCCCTGCTTTATAAAATCGATTCAGGGATTTATCATCCTATATGTTTTCATCAAGAAAGTCtagaacaaaattatttcaccCAAACGTCACCTAACTTCGAAGTGAATTGTtcactttcataattttttttttctctttatctcttaAAATTATTCCAAATCCCATTGaacgaaattaaaatatgtttcctGACGCTGAAGAAGGAAATCACATACCCAACCATCAGTTTAACAACCTTTTATTTACTCTCACCCCTCAAATAATTTCGAATTTGATAATTTTAGGATTAAATGTGTTTTCCATTTAAATTTTcgtaaaaagttataatttttttaaaattaaactatatatttatttcatctctatgtttaataaatattatgtaacGTATTTTTTCTCCATATGTTATATAAAAGACATGCTACGTGTTGTTAGAGGAATATTTTACATAACTTTCgcaaagtgtaaaaaaaaattatataatttaatttaaaaataaaatataatttttaaaaataatttaaagaaaaaataacttaaaaacattaatttataatgaCGAAGATAAAATGTCACGATAAAATAATTTGGAATATTTTGTCTTGctccttaaaataaaattgtttgtactttgtttttttctccCAAAGTTTTGATCGAAACTATGTTCTTTGTAAAGTTAGTGGGCATCTCGATTTCGCCCAATAGAAAGTTTTACGCCCTGCACCCTACGTTTTTTTATTTCCTGCAGCTCCAAAATTTCTTAATTCCTATTTTACCctctaaatttttgttttttggattTGTTGTTACACCGAATTCCCGGATTCATTAATCCGATATACATTCTTGGATCCAAACAATCTTTCGGAATGTTCATTCCGGTCGTTAGTATATGTTTTAATCATAGTCACATATTAGTaagtagaatttaaatttaattcgtTTCcgtaaaatcaatttataaaatgaaatttgatcTGATCGATGTAGAGCTTCACCAATAATAAAGATGAGATGTATGAGACACTGTATCAGAGTGATAAGAGTGATCTTCACGATGAATAAGAGTTCAAATCCTATAACaaagtaaaacattatataaaagtgaaaaacctattaatttattatttttaaaattttgaataaaaaatgatatcaatttcttgttaaatttaaatctcATTAGCGTTTGCATTTTCCAGTAAACTAATCCGATCACCCATTCCTAAGATACTCATCGAATTCTACAGCAAAAACTAGGGAGTGTTGGAAGAAGCCCGAAAGTTTTAATTGAAATGAGGGTATTCCGTTGGGCTTTACGATTTGTTAAAACCCATTTGTTGATTTGACAGAAGATGATGAGTGGGTGGGTCCTGAATGATTTTTGAAGTGAAAGTAAATGTATGAGGCAATCAATCATTCGACAAAACACAAAAGGAACGAAAATGGGTGAAAGGGAAAGGCCATCATTTTCCTGAGGAGTTGGTAATTTCAGAAAGAATCATCATCAAATGATtcctaataaatttttatgatggACCCAACTAATTCTATATCTTTTTTTActcattcattttcttcataaaatttcCTATTAAGTATTCAACCATCActataagtttttgttttttttttttgtttttttttttaatttaatgtaatcacttgaaaaaatttattgatttggAACGTTAAGACAAAACTTCGTAAAccaagttatttaaatttaaaagaagattGTAGTGCTAGGGTTTAGGCCCTCCCTATCTTATAATTGTTTTCGTTTGATGGGCATTTGATTCATCTAACATTAATctatatttaataagaaaattatgatattatcattaaaatacttaaattattttaaataatattaaaggaATATCTCTATTAGATTAATATATTGAagataataaatagaaaatattcttATGAGaataattagattaaataagaattataatgaaaataataataatacattgaACAGTTCTCTATATTTTCTAGCTAGAACATCGAGCTTGCCTAGTTTTAGAAAGTTCATGTaaaatgaagatgaaagagaattccaccaataaattataaattatgaacaaaaaaaatatttgtttctctACATAGacaaatttttatctttttttttttacttaaaatattaaataactaatactcttaaaaacttaaatgaacAACTCAAGATATAATTCCAACTTAAAGAAGTAATAGAGAAGGATATCAAAATAACAATGAAATGAAGTTTACTAACTCgtttaatcaataaattaagttttaaaagaaaaaatagttgaccactatttttgtactttattttttaatcaaatcttattattattattttattttaaaatttttgatcaTAAATATTTGTGAGAGAATATGTTCTTATAGAATTGATGATGTATCTTATAAAGACTTTGATCTTCAAAGTGTTTGTCTTCCTCCATAAGATGAAGGAGAGAGTTGCGTCTGCAAAAGACACTTCAACTATATATGTTAGTCACTAGCGTCAGTATAGTATTAAAAGTGTAATTaatgagaaagtaaaaaaaatatactttcatgatcatgttatttataatattatttcattacaccaaaaaaatagatataaccGATGGTCAACaatatttattgatgaaaaattatattcgTCGATaattatcaaaagaaatatccatcgataaattttgtcaataaatatcGCAGTTactttcatcatcttccttctctcattcttcttgtttcttttaggtttaaattttttatttttgcatgtgacctttttcttcttctcgttTGCTTGCAACGATAGAAAACTTGTGGTGGTTTGCGACAGTGCCGCAGTGGTGACCAAGTTTGGTGGAGCCAGGAGTCGCTTTTTTGTCATCCCTTTTACGATGCTTAAAGTGCAACcatctactttttattttgatgagcAGCA contains these protein-coding regions:
- the LOC106764802 gene encoding uncharacterized protein LOC106764802, with the protein product MANRREQDLFSGGGGVDPSNSDDFDDLSSVDSSTSAGEDGRSRTQVGLTERLTDIFVDERDGDLLIQQTNREDRFLQWLQALDLQVMGACRADERLKPLLKMSTSCGVAEDPLLAQLTQHFEPSEVGMLARCFCVPLVSIRVGKINKEGIRFCPTSNRGNLTLVLLPSSDLRLSFIGDDGKTERLFTLTSKSQCSTVVVDEIPTDRSGRSFFISVADSRAFYFWCCEKSKLLGIELLGKMKDLLKRKPSIVELSGISKSRLDCFATQLRAFLVGSTGDRSGRDHSVCASTCANSISCCTVSSESSNPSSSKFPRSRNNGGQTAKGDTALYQGILSPRSSSFKEVPPRNLSSHRIAAREKIKRRGENHQQMVDNLTNDSANISDISSSSDHDKASEVTKTLAFSPSFLGSLGKLGVPSSLGLGGEVPPVVSPLFSPYYCWCPPGISSCPSIASATQSPKSSIEALPFPSGASFLPSPLSTTLLDPVQPLSSSMDFPPFLPDPLVRMSLPTSQQIPTFTPLMCDPIVHVPVIDVCSSGQGYLVSAGPAMSTSIPPLHPNLVKPLIPESDAVVKGARETLRLLISGSSQNQQMIRDTLPAILTNPDEKQNNILVAGSRGLYTGTRDINVFANSIAAMGLVSSLSGVSKEDSGSYSEVCDNYGIMEEAGKNANSNDSGGGGFLSDDGGASLDSK